The following proteins come from a genomic window of Anabas testudineus chromosome 3, fAnaTes1.2, whole genome shotgun sequence:
- the baz2ba gene encoding bromodomain adjacent to zinc finger domain protein 2B isoform X14, whose translation MESGERLASPAPTLSAARTSSPAASSSSSSSSSSSPAPHSKSSLAPSPSALGSTLTTSGRLFGAAGEQPFIGSTLSSAFPLVNHPAFGALYTAGAGRPEFGGLGSLGMSTALAAHPQLGALSEWWRAAEAHGRGTAAFLPSFIGFPPFFTPHIQPNHSASPVQIRMPGKNSHAPPKGVNGAVNGSGVCPPTTQSGSFSAGSASVQASTKATKNSDTTNTHLSSPQNNPAEVVEKPIQKPKEKKPRKKAADNSAASNSESGTSSDSSSDGSLSSDLEDLAEDDEDDDDDDEDDEEEDKHSELSDSEKRTRKNTKVLIPSTGTAKTDRPLSGERREKKDAKARKVTSNPPTLVPLPCSVSPPALSQNSPLALHGSRSRTEPQQHFSVIQSTGLAANSKPMALLTQPRRESSPSSSPIALTTSPKALASTASPKPPKLLPSSSPQHLPLSLCSSPKPLSVPSPPRSTLPLSTSPKPFGLTSSVTSSQKSSRKSPQHTVIGAAKSNKRKLLEASLAQINEFRLKQTLMSQGQTFPADQKRHQQGPNKSPKRTSLSSSPLPPAPSATPQNNHSNLFLSSALLGLPEPHHPNGVIQSTTQDAPLALITKPRKNSASQGKSPQCDSDAGSMPVNLSTGASRTQATTHAGPQSQPPTTSPNATGHGSRKNKTPKGKGQTPGLGQGQADPLSAWKGFSQNHLVQSLVDLFRGGESGIGIPGVSIPGVGIPGVGIPGTCNPTAGLPANKESDDSGDDDDDEDDDLEEEEDDEDSDDSLSESDSNSDSDISGKKAKELKLLPSGSSKKEMTPRRLTKGPELLNTSANHTATSCSPLNLQVIKTPTIVTSSSALGYHSSPGSSSYSLASPLGLGKRKRVMDEKELMTPLELGWRRETRIKSVAGRPQGEVAYYAPCGKKLRQYPDVMKGLQWSLLKEEEVIPRILAMEGRRGRPPNSERQSAGEGAKGTRRRKGRPPNVGDPLAPEGPSPSEVKLLRKLEAQEIARQAAQMKLMRKLEKQALARAAKEARKQQAIMAAEERRKQKEQIKILKQQEKIKRIQQIRMEKELRAQQILEAKRKKKEEAANAKILEAEKRIKEKELRRQQAEILKHQERERRRQHVMLMKAVEARKKAEERERLRQEKRDEKRLNKERKLEQRRLELEIARELKKPNEDMCLSDHKPLPEFSRIPGLILPGRAVSDCLMLMQFLRGFGKVLGLDLNVDVPTLGMLQEGLLNVGDSMGQVQDLLVKLLSLAVCDPGLPPGQKTKTMLGDHLTNVGINRDNVSEVLQMYMGAHCANTELAPLALSLKTKAFQAHTPAQKASILGFLANELACSKAVISEIDKNLDQMANMRKDKIIMEGKLKKLKTIYAKRTGKREASMGVEENQSVGTPSSAAKRKRKLGGDSDDDDDDDDDSDDQAEEDEDEEEEDMKKVKKVETYDEDDVDQATSLEELEKQIEKLAKQHHQTRRKLFEISHSLRSMMYGQDRYRRRYWVLPHCGGVFIEAMESGEAPEELEEERQRRRRAAEEVKVKEEPQEIELQKEKPTNHDGQSIRTQGLEQQKEDEKEHEGKKNSPALFYQQPGCVSKLCTVRDVHKDISRETVKAEGKESSHVRQNGSPMGNNTATILTSSSPTHNTSEAAVATTSSMVTADDTTNIPPPASASLAVPCLAPRESPGNTPPTSSPVPSPHLSFQANDQLLRVLTERSGHWFSLLPRNPCDLSSITTTPPGAPRMSPPQESSTPARPKSPPPSPALPLTPSAASASASPHHPAGLLNYPLSAFQVKSGGSLLGVSFGSWPSGMISPSLPLCSSPNPMLGHSLEGNTAASVSSKSESPLPRIEKTSSMPSPALEMPKSLDHSMPRPIPEEMLTGWWRVSDIEELRALVSALHTRGIREKGLQRQMQKYMEIIPQVCTKHKDVAMIELRELEESQVSVESVRGWCVEEQAMEMDIAVLQQVEELERKVTAASLQVKGWTYPDPQSEREDLVYYEHKPPTTKSMAASTNGGDKDSKDSKEHPDERGEKGGLMRHPDNPLDIAVTRLADLERNIERRYLRSPLGTTIQIRLDNVGTVTVPAPAPSTSADREGGEEEVAHGMKVWRRALSEVRSAAQLAMCIQQLQKSIAWERSIMKVYCQMCKKGDNEDLLLLCDGCDKGCHTYCHKPKITSIPEGDWYCPACISKASGPSPKSKKPPSKPVAASAGGGKKGGEAKKNGKQTGNGDVSEDDSASATSTPKKGAKDTSRKRKTEETSPVLSASNQESPVCVKRAKTARDNNRDLGLCRVLLAELERHQDAWPFLTPVNLKSVPGYKKVIKKPMDFSTIREKLVSSQYQNLETFIIDVNLVFDNCEKFNEDNSDIGRAGHNMRKFFEKRWTELLKQTN comes from the exons ATGGAGTCTGGAGAGCGGCTGGCCTCCCCTGCGCCCACCCTGTCTGCTGCTCGCACCTCCTCCCCTGcggcctcttcctcctcctcttcttcctcttcgtCATCCCCCGCTCCCCACTCTAAGAGCAGTCTGGCCCCGAGCCCTTCAGCACTGGGATCCACCCTCACCACCTCTG GCCGTCTGTTTGGAGCAGCAGGAGAGCAGCCATTCATTGGCTCCACATTGTCAAGTGCCTTCCCTCTGGTCAACCACCCAGCCTTCGGAGCCCTCTACACTGCCGGAGCGGGCAGGCCTGAGTTTGGAGGCCTGGGCTCCCTGGGCATGTCAACTGCTCTGGCTGCTCACCCCCAGTTAGGAGCTCTTTCTG AGTGGTGGCGAGCTGCTGAAGCCCATGGACGGGGAACTGCTGCCTTTCTCCCTTCTTTCATTGGCTTCCCTCCATTCTTCACCCCTCACATTCAGCCAAACCACAGCGCCAGTCCTGTCCAGATCAGGATGCCCGGCAAGAATAGCCATGCCCCACCCAAAG GGGTGAATGGGGCAGTGAACGGTAGTGGCGTCTGTCCTCCCACCACACAGTCAGGGAGCTTTTCTGCAGGTTCGGCCTCTGTTCAGGCATCGACCAAGGCAACCAAAAATTCAGACACCACTAATACTCACCTTAGCAGCCCTCAGAACAATCCAGCAGAAGTGGTGGAAAAGCCAATTCAGAAACCTAAAGAGAAG AAGCCACGAAAGAAGGCAGCAGACAATTCTGCGGCAAGCAACAGTGAATCAGGAACATCCTCGGACAGCTCAAGTGACGGGTCCCTCAGCAGTGATCTGGAAGACTTAgcagaggatgatgaagatgatgatgacgacgatgaggatgatgaagaagaggacaAACACAGTGAATTATCCGACTCTGAGAAGCGGACAAGGAAGaacacaaag GTTTTGATACCCAGCACTGGAACTGCAAAAACTGACAGACCACTCTCTGGGGAGCGCCGGGAAAAGAAAGACGCCAAAGCCCGGAAGGTCACCTCCAACCCCCCAACCCTTGTGCCCTTACCCTGCTCTGTCTCCCCTCCTGCCTTGTCCCAAAACTCTCCTCTGGCCCTGCACGGCTCCAGATCCCGGACAGAGCCACAGCAACACTTCAGTGTGATTCAGTCCACTGGCCTGGCTGCCAACTCAAAACCCATGGCACTCCTTACTCAGCCCCGCAGGGAGTCTTCACCGTCTTCCTCCCCCATAGCCCTCACCACATCTCCAAAGGCACTTGCCAGCACGGCATCTCCCAAACCTCCTAAACtgctgccctcctcctcccctcagcacctgcccctctctctctgctcttcccCTAAACCTCTCTCTGTTCCCTCTCCACCCCGCTCAACTCTTCCTCTGTCTACCTCCCCAAAACCTTTTGGTTTGACCTCATCTGTAACAAGCTCTCAGAAGTCCTCACGGAAGTCACCTCAGCACACCGTCATCGGCGCTGCCAAATCCAACAAAAGGAAACTGCTGGAAGCTTCACTTGCGCAGATCAATGAGTTCAGGCTCAAACAG aCTCTCATGTCCCAAGGGCAGACGTTCCCAGCTGACCAAAAGAGGCACCAGCAGGGGCCAAACAAGTCTCCCAAGAGGACGTCTCTGTCTTCATCGCCATTGCCACCCGCTCCGTCTGCTACACCCCAGAACAATCACTCCAACCTCTTCCTCTCGAGTGCCCTGCTAGGGCTCCCTGAACCACACCACCCCAATGGAGTCATCCAAAGTACCACTCAGGACGCACCTTTGGCCCTCATCACCAAACCTCGCAAAAACTCTGCCTCTCAAGGTAAGTCCCCTCAGTGTGACTCCGATGCTGGGTCCATGCCTGTCAATCTGAGCACAGGGGCGAGTAGGACCCAAGCAACTACCCATGCTGGGCCTCAGTCACAGCCCCCCACTACCTCACCCAATGCCACAGGCCATGGATCCAGGAAGAACAAGACCCCGAAGGGTAAGGGACAGACACCAGGGCTCGGGCAGGGACAAGCAGACCCTTTATCTGCCTGGAAGGGCTTCTCTCAGAACCACCTGGTACAGTCTCTAGTGGATTTGTTTCGTGGAGGAGAGTCTGGGATTGGGATTCCTGGAGTTAGTATCCCTGGAGTCGGAATTCCTGGAGTGGGGATCCCTGGTACATGTAACCCCACAGCTGGTCTCCCTGCTAACAAGGAATCTGATGACtcaggagatgatgatgatgatgaggatgatgaccttgaggaggaggaggacgatgaAGACTCAGATGATAGTCTGTCAG AGTCTGACAGCAACTCAGACAGTGACATCTCCGGAAAGAAAGCGAAGGAGCTAAAGCTGCTGCCGTCTGGATCATCTAAGAAGGAGATGACTCCCCGCAGGCTAACCAAAGGCCCAGAACTACTGAACACCTCAGCCAATCACACCGCCACCAGCTGCTCCCCTCTCAACCTACAGGTCATCAAGACTCCCACCATTGTCACCAGCTCCAGTGCCTTGGGCTATCACAGCTCTCCGGGCTCATCGTCCTACAGCCTAGCCTCTCCATTAG gcttggggaagagaaagagggtgATGGACGAGAAGGAACTAATGACTCCTCTGGAGCTGGG GTGGCGGAGAGAAACGAGAATCAAATCTGTGGCTGGGCGCCCACAGGGAGAGGTGGCCTACTACGCCCCGTGTGGCAAGAAACTAAGGCAGTACCCAGATGTGATGAAG GGTTTACAGTGGAGCCTGTTAAAGGAAGAGGAGGTCATTCCTCGTATTTTGGCGATGGAAGGCCGTAGGGGGCGCCCTCCAAATTCAGAGCGCCAGTCGGCGGGCGAAGGCGCTAAAGGTACTCGACGGAGGAAGGGGCGACCCCCTAATGTGGGTGATCCATTGGCACCTGAGGGCCCCAGTCCAAGTGAGGTCAAACTTCTGCGCAAACTAGAGGCTCAAG AAATAGCCCGACAGGCTGCACAGATGAAACTGATGAGAAAACTGGAAAAGCAGGCGCTGGCACGTGCTGCCAAAGAAGCTCGGAAACAGCAGG CTATCATGGCAGCAGAGGAGCGGAGGAAGCAGAAAGAACAGATCAAGATTCTCAAGCAGCAG gaaaagATCAAGCGTATTCAGCAGATTCGTATGGAGAAGGAACTCAGAGCACAGCAAATTTTGGAG GCCAAAcggaaaaagaaggaagaagccGCCAATGCTAAAATACTGGAGGCTGAAAAACGGATAAAG GAGAAAGAGTTGAGGAGACAGCAGGCAGAGATTCTCAAACACCAG gagagggagagaaggcgGCAACATGTAATGCTGATGAAGGCTGTTGAGGCTCGCAAGAAAGCAGAG GAGCGTGAACGCTTGCGGCAGGAGAAAAGGGACGAGAAGCGTCTGAACAAAGAGCGTAAACTGGAGCAACGGAGGCTTGAGCTGGAGATAGCGAGGGAACTGAAGAAGCCAAATGAAGACATGTGTCTGTCTGATCATAAG CCTCTGCCCGAGTTCTCCCGGATTCCCGGACTTATCCTGCCAGGACGTGCCGTGTCGGACTGCCTGATGCTTATGCAGTTCCTGCGGGGCTTTGGGAAGGTTTTGGGGCTTGATTTGAATGTGGATGTGCCCACACTGGGCATGCTGCAGGAGGGCTTGCTCAATGTTGGGGACAGCATGGGCCAAGTCCAAGACCTTCTGGTCAAACTGCTTTCTCTGGCAGTCTGTGATCCTGGTTTACCTCCTGGGCAAAAG ACTAAAACCATGCTGGGGGACCACCTGACCAACGTTGGCATCAACAGGGATAATGTTTCTGAGGTGCTACAGATGTACATGGGAGCCCATTGTGCCAATACAGAACTGGCTCCTCTGGCCCTCAGTCTGAAGACTAAGGCCTTCCAGGCACACACGCCTGCTCAGAAAGCCTCAATCCTGGGTTTTCTCGCTAACGAGCTCGCCTGCAGCAAAGCCGTTATCAG TGAGATTGACAAGAACCTGGATCAGATGGCAAACATGAGGAAAGACAAGATCATTATGGAGGGAAAACTGAAGAA GTTGAAAACCATTTACGCCAAACGTACTGGGAAAAGGGAGGCCAGTATGGGTGTGGAAGAAAACCAGTCTGTTGGCACGCCTTCCTCTGCCGCCAAGCGCAAGAGAAAGTTGGGTGgagacagtgatgatgatgacgacgacgatGACGACAGCGATGACCAGGCagaggaggacgaggatgaggaggaggaagacatgAAGAAGGTTAAAAAGGTGGAGACATATGatgag GATGATGTTGACCAGGCCACCAGTCTCgaggagctggagaaacagATAGAGAAATTAGCCaag CAACATCATCAGACCAGAAGAAAGCTGTTTGAGATATCTCATTCTCTGCGCTCCATGATGTATGGCCAGGACCGTTACCGCCGCCGATACTGGGTGCTTCCCCACTGTGGAGGAGTCTTCATTGAAGCCATGGAGAGTGGCGAAG CTCCAGAGGAACTCGAGGAGGAgcgacagaggaggaggagagcagcagaggaggtcAAGGTCAAAGAAGAACCTCAGGAGATTGAGTTGCAGAAGGAGAAACCCACCAACCATGATGGGCAGAGCATCCGAACACAAGGCTTAGAGCAACAGAAAGAAGACGAAAAGGAGCACGAAGGGAAGAAAAACTCCCCGGCTCTCTTCTACCAGCAACCAGGCTGTGTATCCAAACTGTGCACAGTCCGCGATGTGCACAAGGACATTAGCAGAGAAACTGTGAAGGCAGAGGGCAAGGAGAGTTCCCATGTGAGACAGAACGGCAGCCCCATGGGCAATAACACTGCTACCATACTAACATCATCCTCCCCTACTCATAATACCTCTGAGGCAGCAGTAGCAACAACCTCCTCCATGGTGACTGCTGATGACACTACAAACATCCCTCCCCCAGCCTCAGCTTCTTTAGCCGTACCTTGTCTAGCCCCACGTGAAAGCCCAGGGAACACCCCTCCAACTTCATCCCCTGTCCCATCTCCACACCTCTCATTCCAAGCCAACGACCAGCTGCTCAGAGTCCTGACAGAGAGGAGCGGACACTGGTTCAGTCTGCTCCCACGCAACCCCTGTGACCTCTCTTCCATCACCACAACTCCTCCAGGAGCACCCCGCATGTCTCCTCCTCAGGAGTCCTCCACTCCAGCCAGACCCAAGTCCCCACCTCCGTCCCCTGCCCTGCCTCTAACACCTTCTGCTGCCTCAGCCTCTGCCAGCCCACACCACCCAGCTGGCCTCCTCAACTACCCACTATCAGCCTTCCAG GTTAAGTCAGGTGGTTCATTGCTAGGAGTTTCTTTTGGGAGCTGGCCCAGCGGTATGATTAGTCCCAGCCTGCCTCTGTGCAGCAGCCCCAACCCCATGCTGGGTCATTCTCTAGagggaaacacagcagcaagtGTCTCCAGTAAGAGTGAATCACCTTTACCTCGCATTGAGAAAACTTCATCCATGCCCTCTCCTGCTCTGGAAATGCCCAAATCCCTTGACCACTCCATGCCTCGGCCCATCCCAGAAG AGATGCTGACAGGGTGGTGGCGGGTGTCTGACATTGAAGAGCTGAGGGCTTTAGTCAGTGCTCTCCACACCCGAGGCATCAGAGAGAAGGGCCTCCAGAGGCAGATGCAGAAATACATGGAAATCATCCCCCAGGTCTGCACCAAACACAAAGACG TGGCCATGATCGAGCTGCGTGAACTGGAGGAAAGCCAGGTCAGTGTGGAGTCGGTGCGAGGCTGGTGTGTTGAGGAGCAGGCTATGGAGATGGACATTGCTGTGCTGCAACAGGTAGAGGAACTGGAGAGGAAGGTCACAGCAGCCAGCCTGCAAGTGAAG GGCTGGACATATCCTGACCCTCAGTCTGAGAGGGAGGACCTGGTGTATTACGAGCACAAGCCCCCCACCACCAAATCCATGGCAGCGTCCACAAACGGAGGAGACAAGGACTCCAAGGACTCCAAGGAGCATCCAGATGAGCGAGGAGAGAAGGGCGGGTTGATGCGTCACCCGGACAACCCGTTGGACATAGCAGTGACACGTCTGGCTGATCTGGAACGCAACATCGAGAGAAGGTACCTGAGGAGCCCCTTAGGTACCACCATTCAGATCAGGCTGGATAATGTGGGTACGGTCACTGTCCCTGCCCCCGCCCCATCCACTAGTGCTGACAGGGAAGG TGGTGAGGAAGAAGTGGCCCATGGGATGAAGGTTTGGAGAAGGGCCTTGAGTGAAGTGCGCAGTGCTGCCCAGTTGGCCATGTGTATCCAGCAACTGCAGAAGTCTATCGCCTGGGAGCGTTCCATCATGAAAGTG TACTGTCAGATGTGCAAGAAGGGAGATAATGAGGAccttctcctgctgtgtgatgGCTGTGACAAAGGCTGCCACACTTACTGTCACAAACCCAAGATTACCAGTATCCCAGAGGGTGACTGGTACTGCCCAGCCTGCATATCCAAG GCAAGTGGTCCATCCCCAAAAAGCAAAAAACCTCCAAGCAAACCAGTAGCAGCCAGTGCAGGAGGTGGTAAGAAAGGTGGAGAGGCGAAGAAGAATGGGAAGCAGACAGGCAATGGCGATGTGTCTGAGGATGACTCAGCCAGTGCCACCAGCACGCCCAAGAAAGGTGCAAAAGACAccagcaggaagaggaaaacagaggagacCTCCCCTGTTCTGTCAGCATCCAATCAGGAGAGCCCTGTATGTGTGAAGCGAGCCAAGACGGCTAGAGACAACAACAGGGACTTGGGTTTATGCAG GGTACTCCTTGCTGAGTTGGAGCGGCATCAGGATGCATGGCCTTTTCTCACTCCCGTCAACCTGAAATCGGTCCCTGGCTACAAGAAGGTCATCAAGAAGCCGATGGACTTCTCCACTATACGTGAGAAGCTTGTGAGCAGCCA gtatCAAAACCTGGAGACTTTCATCATTGACGTTAACTTGGTTTTTGATAACTGCGAAAAATTCAATGAAGACAACTC